The Limanda limanda chromosome 14, fLimLim1.1, whole genome shotgun sequence genomic interval TCTCCTGACTATTGACGATCTGCTTACTGTTTCGTCCTCATCCATCTTTTTCTTAGATGTCAATTCCTTCCAGCAAACCACAAAATGGATTGATGATgtgagaacagagagaggaggggatgtCATCATCATGTTGGTGGGAAACAAGACAGACCTTGCAGACAAAAGGtaagcccccccgccccccacccaGTGCTTGAGGGCTCTCTACATTAAGAGCATACTAATGAAGCCATCGATTGTAACTGCTGGCCAGTCAATAATGTGTTCTGCAGCCCCTCCTGAGACAGCAGTCAATCAGAGGAAGTTATCTCGGCCCTTTGTGGTTGTCAAAGCTGTGACTGACGTTTTTTTGACCGCTAGATGCCTTCTTTTGTTTGTATCATCCCATGGAATGAATCATCGAACCCACTATAAACATTAGATGTGGTGTTATCTGCCCTTTGCAGTTAAATTGTAAaggttttcttttaattatatcTGATATCGTTTTTGCGTGACATGTCTCTTTTTGTTTAAAGAAACTGATTTGATGTTTAACCAAGCAAGTTCATACGTTCACTGATAGTTGTTAGTAGTGATGTGTAATTACTTTCAGTATGAAAGTGTCTTCTATCTGATCCTATTAATCAACCTGTTTAATGAATATGCATTTGTGTTTTGCCGTGCATCTTTTAACCCCCTTATCTACCACAGGCAAGTATCTATTGAAGAGGGTGAGCGGAAAGCCAAAGAActaaatgtaatgtttattgaGACTAGTGCGAAAGCAGGCTACAACGTAAAGCAGGTAAGATTGTGTGTGAGTCGTGCTCTGTAGTCCTGCTGCAGATGCTGCCATCTTGGCTCCACCTCCAAAGGTCATCTGTCCAAATAAAATTGACTAGATGTTCCAGGatcttaaatacatttttgtcaatttagtttttattttcttatttatttacacagcGAATAAAGAGCTAGAACCAGCAGCTGCTTAGCTTCCCTAGAAACTGAAAAGAGGgtgaaacatttattatgaacatctTCTGTCCAAAGAAAAATAACCTTACCAGCACTAAAGATAACTTAGGTTTTGGAGATGCTGGTAGCAGATTTTGTCCCTGTTGTAGACAGAGCCAAGCTGCAATTTCTCCCGTTTCCCGTTTTTTATCTAACCAAAGCTAATAAGGCTGACAGCTACAGCCACTGATTTATCAAACACACAAGGGACTGGCAGTAGTtacttctctgcttctcttcctgtTGTGTAGCTCAGCTGACACAATTACCAGCCGCAATGTCTATCTGGAAACCTTTGGTCTTGAGCAAAGGTGACAGTAACAGCAGGAAGGGGCACGACTTGTTAACTTACTGCAATGTAatcactatatatatatttcttttctcCTTGTCTTCTTGTTATTGTCTGTGGTGGGATGTgcatctccctgtgtgtgtgtgtgtgtgtgtgtgttgtgtgcggTGACTCGTGGGCCATCACAGACAGATAACcacagaggagggagaacagAGAGCGAAAGAGATGAATGTTCTGTTTATTGAAACAAGTGCAAAGACAGGCTACAATGTCAAACAGGTAGAGAGTGTGcgcctttttgtgtgtgttcgtaGTGCTCATGCTCGGATCGGCTTCTGTTTCCATGATCTCCGTCCAATCAtgtctggatttgtttttcaagCTCTCTCCCACTGGGTTCAAGTATTTCATTTTATTGGCCAAACTGTGATTGTACAGATCAAACAGTCGTAGAGGTGGGTCAGGGTTTGCAAACCAATAATCCTCACTCCACTGATGACCACAGTAACAGTGTTAATGTTGCTGTGAAACCTGCATGTAATTAAGCCTGGCTCTACATGATGCTGCTTAAGCTGAGTTCACACAACACGGCTTTCAAAGTTGTCTGATCACTGTGCAGTTCACATTTCACAACTTGGTGTCTTGTGATCAAGAGTCTTGCAGTCTTTGTGAGATCACACCACACAAGTGACTGGCGACGGGGGGGAGGTCACACACTACACAATCTCAGTATTTCTGTTCTCCAAACTACATCTATCACAAAGTTACTTACAGTTGAGAAGAATCAAAGTAAGTCTGACACCTCCCCCTGCTGTTCTGTGTCATCCTGCTACAGAATGACACATTTAGCTGGAGGAAAGGTGAAACGCTTCAGTGGACATAACAGTTGTAAAGAATAGAAAGTAGCTCAGGATGCATCTTTCTGTCCAAACCCATTCAAGCCCAAGAGAACCTGAACCAGacattcagttttttctgtCTGAACCTGAACTGAGCCGATGCAGATAATACAAGGTCCACTGAGATTGTGTCACCTTTCCACACACATGGTTATTGCTTGATTTCCCCTGATTACAGGAATCAGGAAGCTGGCATTTGTGCAGTGTGAACTAGGCTTCAGCAATGGGGCAAGCATGTTGAGCATCATCACGCATTCAGCGCTCTtctctgtgttcatgtgaatCTCTCAATCACTTACAAATTCAGCTCTTATCAATGGAAGGTCTCTGTAATGCTCGGTTACTTCCTCATTTCAAGTCAGTTGGTGCTGAATTCAAATCAGATTTTGTAAAGCTCTGTTGGGCGTCTTCCTCTGTGGGAGCTTTAAGTCGTCCTTGTGCTAAATCATGTGTCGGGAACATACACAGCACACTTTCTAGCAGCTGTGGCTACATTTCCTGGTCTAACTGAAAACATCCCGTTGTCTTTCCCTCCAGCTTTTCCGTCGTGTGGCAGCAGCCCTCCCTGGAATGGATACTACGCAGGACAAGAGTAGAGAGGACAGTATcctttatgttgttgttgttgttgttgttggtgtctgtgtctgtcaatCCAGAAGAGAGTCAGAGGTCTCCTTACTCTCATGTCATGTGGATGCTCCATACCAGGAGGAAActctatattgttgtttaacCCATATCTTTTCAGATCTAATTAATCTATGAGGACACATATTGCGTTCAAATTCCCTTACTGATTTTCTAAACATCATCGTTAAGGCATAGtgcacacaaaaatataaaatagatgTTAAATAAAAGGGTTGTTTAGGATGCTCCCATGAATTCACAGCAGTTAGTTGTGTtcctctgtaaaaaaaatgttaatactAAAAAGGATGAAATGTAGGGGTCGGTGTTTCAACCCCACAAAATGTATCTGTTGTGCAGCTTAAATCTAGTTAGGGCTagtttaatgttaatgttttctTGTTTACTTATTCTATTATCTGATGGTTTCTGAATAAAGTCAATAGTTTTctaatatttctttaaaaacatgtttaaataggTTTCAATCCTAACATCCAGCCCTACTGTTAGTGTCCACAAAATGGCAACCTGTCCCTCAAATAAGACTTAATTTATTGTATAACCAACATGCTGAAAAAGTTGAGACGTGCACTAGTGTGTGTTCTTCAAAATTCGAATTCCAAGGCACCTGGAAGTATAAAATACAAACTACAATAGGTAGCTACACTGCtcttatttgtctttttataaCATAATTAGTGTAAGGGATGGTTTAATGTTCTGCAAATAACCTTCTCATTTATCTTTTATACTAGGAACTTGACCGTTTATACCTTAACTTTGGTCTAGAAAGCTGTTGGCTGGTTATGTTTATAAAAATCATGgatatttttttgtcatattgTTCCTGTGCTGCGTTGTTCCTTAACTCCAAAACGTTTCAGTGATTGACATTAAGCTGGCGCCGCCGCCAGAAGAACCCACCAGTGAAGGAGGCTGTTCCTGCTAATGTCGGCCAGTGTCGCAACTAAATAATTCTATTTACTGGCTTTTTTCCTCACACTGAGTCAGTTCTTCTGCATCTACGCTCTTCACTACACCCGCCTCTGTGCCCCAGAAAGATAACACTACATCCATTATCCACACCATCCGGGAAAACTCATCTGGATCCTCTGAAAGTCCTAAATCGGTTaaattgaatatttgcactGAGACGCATACATTGAGACAGATTGTTTACTGAGCTCCTGCTCACTGTCATTTCAGATTAAATGACATTTTGAACCAAACTGAAAGAATGTATGTGTTTAAGAGTGAGAATATTCTGTATAAAGTTCAATATTGCTTTAGGCTTATTAAGCATAATGTGGCTGTTGTGTCCATTTGTTCACATTATTTGTTCTGTTGCAATTGATTGGAAAAGATGCATTTATGAACTGTGTTCAacaaattttttatttaactgacTGGAATAATATATGGCAAAGTGAATCAACATATTTGGAAAATCAAAGTGTTGTCAGGTTTGCagtttacatacacacacagggcagcCATGAGCTTATTGTGAAGTGAGTTTTTGCTTGATGTGCTTTTACTAGCAGATTCAATTATCTCCTAACATGCACCAGCGTGATTTGACactgaaaccacacacacacacatgccactgcATGGTCACAAatacaagcacaaacacacaccaccttCTACAAGAGGTACACTAACACAACATCATCCACATTACcgtccttcctctctcctcacaaTTGTTCCTTGAGTTATTTGACTGGCTTCCATTTTCTTTTACCTTATTATTTCgagattattatttttgaggACTGCAGCGAGCATAGATTACAACTATTTCTTTGATGATAGTGTTTGAGGAGGATTTTATTATATGTTAAGAATTATGATAATAAAACCCACCATAAACATTAGATGTGGAGATATTTGCCTTTTTGGAATTTAATTGTAGTGGTTTTCTCCGGCTTTTGGTTTATATAGTTTGGTATGACATTTTATGAACAAATAAaagattttgatttgttttaatttaatttcttttgtCATTGATCTTTTTTGTTAGTGATTATTCTACATGTGTATTTAATCCACAATGACttgtaatatttatttctgttggattcatgtttcttttttatggCTGTTAATATCTTCACTTTTGCTACGAGTCCTGATTCACTAATAAAATGTGCATCCATCTGGACCACCTTTAACAGAATCAGTGGAGAGCGCCTGCTGTTCCTTCCACCACTTGTAGATGGCAATTTGATCATCCTGATAATACTGGGCAATTTTTGTGTAAACACATGGAAGAGAGTCTGATTTGTAAAGTAGTCTTTAATGTTGCTGTCTGGTAtggttttaaatgaaagaataaaaagctACTTGTCACAGCTGCTGAAATGCATTTCTCATTACCTCCAATAAAAAGGGCATGTTTTCACccccctctgtttgtttgtttgtaagaatGATTACAATTTGGTCTCAGAATCCTGTATGGGTCTGAAAAAGAAGCCAATACATTTTTGGGCGGAGcaagtttttcttttgtaactttctttaacattgtgatgtAAAGCATTCTCCAACATTttcaattcatggatcttgatgaaaaaaagaatcagGCATGTTTTTGGGGACTggtttttgagtgtgtgtaatttgctccagatccaaataaaactcCAGATCtagtcaaattaaatgtttcgTGCCTTGGTGACTCATTTTTCATCCCTCTGTTTGTAAACAGGATTACCACTTGATAGTAGCATCTGATATGGGTTAAGGAAGAACCCTTCATTGTCATTGTGAGATTTTCTTCAACATTTCCCTTCTCAGTGAATAATTAGTATGTCTTGATGATAGGAGTGAAATGTTTATGGgacagatatttatgagtgtgtaatttggtggGGTTTGATGTACTCTCAGGCCTTTACTGGAGATATGCACTGTAAAGATCACCATTCTAGTTGAGATATGTCCTATTTGGATTTAGTGTCTTTCCATGGCCAAGATAGAATACTCTTAAGTATTGCAAAAATGTTGGTCTGTCTTCAGCCTTGGCTTTTGTGGCGAAGCAACCAAGTGTGAACCACATACAATCAGAGCAAGGCTTGGGACATGTGGCTATGGCCATGCAGCAAAATGATGTGATAACTATAGTTCACTGTGCTGCAGGTACTTCTGTATTTGATGGTGCTTGATTAACAGGCTAATTTGACTGCAGACATTTCAACTTGTCCCTGCAGGAAAAGCTCGGGTGAAACTAATGCCATGGCTCTAAATTGTGCCATGCCTCAGCACACCTAAATGGGACTCAGCCATTATTCATGTGCAAGTATCTGCCAGAGTCTGGTGTGGCATTAGTATTCATCGGAAGAGAAATGTTAGGACAATCAAAGTCACATACATGAACCTGATGCAGGGCTTTGTTGTAAAACACGCCCAGAGACCGAGGCTTCCAAACCCACATGTTAACTGCATGTTGATTAGtgtgtcattttaataattgcTATGGAAGGAAAAGGAACTAGTGAACGTCAGGTAAAATATTCCCCATGTAATGTACTGAATCATAACATAATCGTGTGGCCCTGACTTCTGTGGAGGTTGAAACGATGacaataaaatgttgttataaACTATGCGgagagacataaacacacacggtAAATTATATTATAGTTCACATGAATCCAAGAATATTGCTGACTCACAAGCTGGTAAATATATACAACTACATACTCACATTGATCTCCCACTGTGACCCATCCACAAGAcacatcattattattgtattatactTTTCTCAAACACGagtcaaatattttatttcgtCTTTCTCCGCGAAGTGTCGCGAGACTTCTCGAGCAGCTGTTGCCCTGGAAACCAACATCAACAACCGCTGCGCTGTGACTGAATGTCGCTTTGAGTCCTGCAGTGAGTTTTTTAAAATTCACTTCCACCATGGCTGACGACTACTACGAAACACTGGAGATAAACAGAAATGCGACAGACGCGGATATCAAAAAGGCGTAGGTCTctctcattaaattacaatcCTGAACACGTCATACACACGTGTTTAATATCAGCTGTTGTCGATTTctaacatctttttttttgtgccagATATCGACGTCTCGCATTGAAGTTTCACCCAAAGAGCAGCAAAGAAGAAGGAAGCTCTGACAGGTTCAGTCAGCTGGGGGAAGCCTACGAGGTTCTCAGCGACCGTAagtaacataataataataataataataataataataataataataataataataataataataataataataataataatcataataataataatcataataataataataacagttatTGTTGTCTGAatcttgagagagagagagagagagagagagagagagagagagagagagagagagagagagagagagagagagagagagagagagagagagagagagagagaaaacacaaagttgtGATAAAATgtggtaaaataaataaatgaatgtgggggcagagagacagagagaagtgctcagtgcatgGTGGGAATTCCCCCAGCAGtttagacctatagcagcacaAGGGATGGTTCAGGACTCACCTGATCCAGAACTAACTTTAAAAACGACTGTACACTACAAGGAAAGACTTTAGTTTATAAAGCGTATTAACTGACTGTGTCAATATGTGGTTTCTTTGTTACAGCTCGGAAAAAAGCAACCTTTGACAAGTTTGGTGAGGAGGGACTAAAGGGTGGGATTCCACCTGAGTTTGGCAGAGGTGGGGCCTGGTCCTCTAAATATGCCTACCACAGGAAtccagaaaaaacatttaaacagttcTTTGGAGGTGACAACCCATTTGCAGGTGAAAAAAGAATTCCATACAGTAATATGTTTTGTCAAACTTAATACcagcagggttttttttttaatctttgcttAATTTATTCAATCATTTATCAATATAGTCTTCTCTGCAAATGATGTACCACTTCACTTTGGTGGCCTGAAACCAGTCGTGGTGAAGACACAAGACCTCCCAATAGAGAGAGACTTGCATTTGTCCCTGGATGATCTGTTCCTCGGGTGCACAAAAAAGATCAAGATATCTCGCAGGGTAAGACCATCTGTATGTGACATATCCTTTCAGATTAAATGTTCTTTCAGTGATCGAATCATATACACATTCCTAAATTAAGCTGAAAGCAACTCACGTGCACAAATCAAATAACTTGTTACATCTAACTAATCacataaatgtattaatttatgcTTTGCCTTATTTCTTGAACAGGTTATGAATGAGGGTGGGTACACATCCAGTATCAAAGACAAGATCCTCTCTATAGATGTAAATCCTGGATGGAGAGAAGGCACAAGAATTGTTTTCTCCAAAGAGGGAGATCAGGTAAAATAACTAAACAACATTATTTTCTGTTGATATTTAAAACTGCTCTAAAAATTGTCACCAACAACTCAACCGAACAGTTGTCATTAGCAATGTGATAAAAGAGTGAACTCATCAGTAAGTATTATAATGGTCAGACTTTAGAGATAGTCTATAACTTCTGTAGTTATGGTATGTTGTATAATGCTATTGTGAAAGGCATTGcacaaataaattatattcGCTTTGACATACTTGCAATTTCTGAGATCTGAGTTTAAGTTTCTGGTGCCATCCTGGTTTATCATTACATGAAAATAACCATTATAACACGTATTGGAATATTTTTTTCGAAGAACTGTTATTTCTTATTAGTTGAATCAGATGACAATTATAAGGAGTTCTTCATTTTCTAAGTACTGAAATAATTTTTATGAagtctgtttcattttataaaagatttttaaaatccacaattttaaatgttttccctTGTCATGTTGTAATTATACCAGGCTAACAGTGGTGTATGGAAACTTGCTCCAACtttcaaaaaaaatgtgaataatgtCAGAACGAGGTCGAGATCGTAGAAAAATGAGAGTTTAATATGAACAagtaagaaaatgtatttaatcattCGGTTGCGGCATGGTGGAATTTCCAAAGGATCACCACTAGGTGTCCTCAGACGATCCCTGTCTATCATCTAGTCACTCCGGCACATAGACTGTCTGTAAACTCAGGCACACCGAAATGATTGTcataaaattatttttacatgCTTTTTAATCTGACTAAATTCGAATCACCTTATTTTACGCAAAGGGACCCAACAGCATCCCTGCAGATATTGTGTTCCTAGTGCGGCAGAAGAGTCATCCTCTGTTTGAAAGACAAGATGATGATCTGATCTACAAGACCCAAATCTCTCTGGACATGGTGAGTTATCAGTTAAACCTAAAGATTTGGTATAAAAAAGCaactaaaacaaaccaaaaaccaTCTCCCACAGGCCTTGACTGGCTTCTCTGTGAATGTGCAGACAATAGATGGAAGGCTACTCAATATTCCCATCAACGACATTGTGCAGTAAGTGCTTTTCTATACTGGGGCCAATGTGGAAATCTATAATACTtgtaatattgtttttctttgtactattaatttgacattgatCTCAGATATTATAAAAGCTGGatgaatcatttaaatgttaagATCAGAACAGGGAGAGATGAGAAATGAGAGAGATCAATTCAAATAGTTTACCTCACCCACACAGTTAAACAGGAGCATCACTACAAGGATTTGTTTTGGGTTTGTGCCTCATCTCCATCAATAATTATTTTCCTGTCTCTGATTTGTTGTTTCAGCCCTACATACAGAAAAGTGGTGCCTGGAGAGGGAATGCCGCTGTTCCAGGATCCTTCACAGAGAGGAGACCTCATTATTCATTTTGACATCCAGTTCCCCGAGAAGCTCTCTGCTGACAGAAAGCATCTGATCAAAAAAGCTTTGAAATAAATATCGATCACATGTTAATACACTTGTTTCTATACGGTGACCTTTGATTATTGTTATGGCTTTTTCCCTTATCCACCAAAGCACAATTTGTATAACATAACATTATTACTTTGAGTAAATTAACACAAAGGAGGAAAGCAAAGGTAAAGTTATCTGTAAAGATAATCCACCCATTGTTAATGTCTATAACCAAcagcacaacacacagcagGCTCCAACAATGAGGAGGCCACCTTCCATATCACACAGAAGAGGCCAAGGAAGACCACCTATGGGGTGCAGTACTCAGGGGTTCTGTTGGGGATGAGGCAATCCTGGACACATACACCAAACCTGTCCATCACAACCAACCATGGATACTAGGGCTGCGCAGAGTATCCTAAAGGGGAGGGTCCGCTTCCTTTAACAGCTGTTGTAGCTAATAAATAACCTATGATTGCAATCTGGTAGAATACAAAGCAACATTGACGATGGCTGATACTGGAGCTACGTACCAAGGTGTAAGTCCAAAATATCCCACACACCTTGACATGTCTGATAAAATTGTGTAGACAGTAGGATTCTCTGGACGAAGACGGTTGATTCAAAGGTCAGCTCCAGTTCGGCTATCTATCAAAGGCGCTAAAGCAATACTTGCTATTTGAGTGTCTGATCAAACTCAATAAATTTGTAAGAGAGAGATTCtttgagtaaaataaaaactggCATTCGTTGCCCACCACAAGGGGAGGACATTGATAGCGCTGGTCCTGGGTACATTGGCTGAGAGGGCTAATATTTATTGGCTGGGGAACATATCAGAACCGGTAAATACGTTTTACAAGAAGTGGGGAAAACACATTCGTATTCAGATCCCAAAAgcaaagaatataaataaagaaatataaatatctgaATATAATTTTCCGCTGTCACAGTTGCCACTGCTTTTTGGGGCATTTGCCACTGCTGACACCCTGTTTGAGGGCAACTACCGCTCTTTGTCTCTGAGGACCAAGAATAATTGATGTGAAAAGAAAGATTCTGCTTAAATACTGTTAATGCTTCGTGTCATTGAACCCAAACTTGAAATCAGACTGCTGCCAGGCTGCTTTAGGGAACCTGCCGCAATAGCTCCCACCTTCGTTTGGAGGCACctgcctctgttgccacactgtttggaggcagctgcttttgctGCCACAACGAGAGCAACTACCGCTGTTTGGGACCATAGTTTGGGACTTATTCAGGGAGAATTGGACTAGCTTGGAAAAAGAAGTTGACTAGTCAGAACATTATTAAGATGAGCACGCGAATGTGGTAGGCCTTGGCACTGATGTCAATGGAACATGATGCTTAATGACTGAAACTGGAACACTTCTCTCTTTTCAATGAGTTACATAAAAAGAATAGCTATAGCAAATATTATGACTTTACTCCTTTGTCTGAAATCATGATGGTGAGAAGCTGTTATTAATGTATCATTAGCCAATTAATGTTCGTGCCTTGTGAACTtcaaatatttttgttattaaagTCACTTTAACCCAGTCACTACTACATTACCTTTGCTATCTGTGACACATGTAAAaccttctgtttgtgtctgtattaAGGCTCCATCATAAAAATGTACACGTCATTACAATAGACAATGCTTAATTTAATGCTTTAATTTAGTTATTACGATCTGCATTTCCAATAAATAAACAGTGTGGcatcaaaagcagctgcctttaCATATCAGTGGCAGTTTCTGTTGGCAGCAGAAGTGCCTCTACCAGCTACTCCTGCCACCATTTCAGCTTGCTCTTGCATCATCGATAGATCTGTGCAACGGCAGGATTGTGTTAAGGCCAGGCTT includes:
- the LOC133019127 gene encoding ras-related protein Rab-6A isoform X4, translating into MSSAGDFGNPLRKFKLVFLGEQSVGKTSLITRFMYDSFDNTYQATIGIDFLSKTMYLEDRTIRLQLWDTAGQERFRSLIPSYIRDSAAAVVVYDITNVNSFQQTTKWIDDVRTERGGDVIIMLVGNKTDLADKRQVSIEEGERKAKELNVMFIETSAKAGYNVKQLFRRVAAALPGMDTTQDKSREDMIDIKLAPPPEEPTSEGGCSC
- the LOC133019410 gene encoding dnaJ homolog subfamily B member 13-like — encoded protein: MADDYYETLEINRNATDADIKKAYRRLALKFHPKSSKEEGSSDRFSQLGEAYEVLSDPRKKATFDKFGEEGLKGGIPPEFGRGGAWSSKYAYHRNPEKTFKQFFGGDNPFAVFSANDVPLHFGGLKPVVVKTQDLPIERDLHLSLDDLFLGCTKKIKISRRVMNEGGYTSSIKDKILSIDVNPGWREGTRIVFSKEGDQGPNSIPADIVFLVRQKSHPLFERQDDDLIYKTQISLDMALTGFSVNVQTIDGRLLNIPINDIVHPTYRKVVPGEGMPLFQDPSQRGDLIIHFDIQFPEKLSADRKHLIKKALK
- the LOC133019127 gene encoding ras-related protein Rab-6A isoform X2, whose product is MSSAGDFGNPLRKFKLVFLGEQSVGKTSLITRFMYDSFDNTYQATIGIDFLSKTMYLEDRTIRLQLWDTAGQERFRSLIPSYIRDSAAAVVVYDITNVNSFQQTTKWIDDVRTERGGDVIIMLVGNKTDLADKRQVSIEEGERKAKELNVMFIETSAKAGYNVKQLFRRVAAALPGMDTTQDKSREDISVIDIKLAPPPEEPTSEGGCSC
- the LOC133019127 gene encoding ras-related protein Rab-6A isoform X3, which produces MSSAGDFGNPLRKFKLVFLGEQSVGKTSLITRFMYDSFDNTYQATIGIDFLSKTMYLEDRTIRLQLWDTAGQERFRSLIPSYIRDSAAAVVVYDITNVNSFQQTTKWIDDVRTERGGDVIIMLVGNKTDLADKRQITTEEGEQRAKEMNVLFIETSAKTGYNVKQLFRRVAAALPGMDTTQDKSREDMIDIKLAPPPEEPTSEGGCSC
- the LOC133019127 gene encoding ras-related protein Rab-6A isoform X1 — encoded protein: MSSAGDFGNPLRKFKLVFLGEQSVGKTSLITRFMYDSFDNTYQATIGIDFLSKTMYLEDRTIRLQLWDTAGQERFRSLIPSYIRDSAAAVVVYDITNVNSFQQTTKWIDDVRTERGGDVIIMLVGNKTDLADKRQITTEEGEQRAKEMNVLFIETSAKTGYNVKQLFRRVAAALPGMDTTQDKSREDISVIDIKLAPPPEEPTSEGGCSC